TGAGATAGGAATATGCAGAAAGATGGCAGTTATCCAggaaagcaaaatacaaagctTTGCTGTTTATGTGCATGCATAAAAAAGCTGGAGGTGGGGTTAATTagtttaacaaataaataaatcgtttaacaaatgaatgaataaatatatgtgCATAAGGGATTTCCTGTTGGTTATACCCTGAAAACAGAATGTGGGTATCCCtgcagagacgtaagttttgggcagtataaaaatgttttaataaataaatatatcatatTCCTGCACATGCATTGGTGCCACTGACAGATGGCCTACATATTTAAGGGTAACTTGAAGAGTGGTTCAGAAGGAATAATAGAAAACTGAAAAACTAAATTGAAGTATACAACACCTATGTAGAATGTTTTCTGTTCATATCCATAGTAAGTCCCTGGGAGAATAATACTGTTATTACAAAGTTAAGTTTAATTCACTCCTTGGCAGGGATGGGGGGTGAGGTATAAATAAAAAACTAGAAGAGGACTTACCAAAATATGACATGTTGAATGGTCTTTTTTAATAGATTAATATTGTCCAAGGCATTGTTGCGGAAATCAACAAAAAGACAGGTGAATCTGAATGCCAGTATTACAAAGAGAGACTAATATATCTTGATGAAGGCCAAAAGGACTCCTTAATAGATAATTCACGTGTTGTGTGTTGTCACGGTGAACTAAAGAACAACAGGGGAGCGGTAAGGAGTTCATTTATAAAAACAAGAAATACTGACTATCTTCTTTCTTCAGTaaggatcttttttttaaaaaaaaagtttgataaTGTATACAGAATAGACTACATCTTTGGAAATTATTTGCCAAGAATGATGCAaggtatttatatatataatgtaATAATTTGTTTCCTAGTGGACATTCTGGGAAAATACTGATGGTTTTCTATGCCCTGTTTCACCAGACTATTTCATATTAGCTAACCCATGCCCTTCCATCTGTATGACATTAGAACTCATGAAGGCAGCATCTTCTCTCTGGCTGTTTCACTATTGTAAAACTCACCCTTACATGTCTTCTTTTCTGTTAGGCTTTGGACGAGTGAAAGAGCTTGTATTCCTTTACCCTGAGATTTTACTGCTGTGTTTTGCTAGTCTGCTCGTAGAATTTTTGTGTAGTGTTAGTTTTGTACAAAGAACTACCTTGAGTGCTCTGAAGTGAAGGTTGGACACAAATCTGAAGTATAAATAAATGTTCCAACATAGTGTTTCTTCCATAGCTATTTTAATATTGTTCACCTATTAGAGTGGGCAAAGTTGAAAAATAAGACTTGTGCAGAGGTGTGAAtttaatataaaaagtaaaaccCATTAACTCACCTGATGGTGAATATCTATCTGCAttgcatttttttttagtttcttgATTTTTGGAGGTTCTCAGTCACTGGTTGGCCTGAAACATGATGATCAGTTCACAGGACTGGAATGAACATCATTATCTGCTACCGAGCAAGTGACTGAGAAAAAGTAGAGGGAGCGGAGGAGATGGATTTGATCTCCACTCATTGTTTTAGCATTCTGGAACTGATATTAGTAGTGTCAATGGTTGAGGAGACTTGCATGCTGATTTTTTAATTCCATGTGCCTAAAATGGGTCCGGACATTTGAGAATTAATAGTTTGGGATTTAAATGCATCATGTTCCTTAGCACTGTTACCTACCAGCAGAAGCAGCACACTGACACAGAGTGCCCCACATTATGTTGGAATGTTTCTACAGTCACCAGTTTAGAAATACTAAACTTAGCATGTAAGCTCCAGTAGGGGAAAACACTTCATTGCCAGCCCTGTAATGGTTTACTTCAGaggttgaggctattcacatgagcatgcaaaactgggctaagggagcccagcccacttttgcatgcttgtgtgatcCACTGGGATTGGTTTTTAGGATATATTATATAGTTGATATATTATATAGTTtattatatagatatatagttTTTAGGatatataactataactataactaaactataactataactaaactataactatatatatatatatatataaaaataaaatttcctgTTGAGTATGTTTTTGCTGTATATTTTTGCAATTTCTCTATTTCCAGTTTACTGTTTAAGCATCGAGGGAAAACTGTCTTAATACTCATTGAGTATACCTGTCTTCTGTTTCCTATCATGAAACTAGCTGCTGAActactctttctttaaaaaaaaaaaaaaaggtaatcTGTTTTAAAACATGTAAGACCATCTTCTATTTTCTTCTTGATTTACTATCAGAAACTGCACGTCTTTCTCTTCCAAGAAGTTCTGGTAATTACTCGAGCAATTACACATAATGAGCAACTCTGCTACCAACTATACCGGCAGCCTATTCCTGTGAAAGATCTTGTTCTGGAAGACTTGCAAGATGGAGAAGTGCGATTGGGTGGATCCATACGGGGTGCATTTAGCAACAATGAGAGAAGTAAGAATTCCTTAGATTATTTTAGTTTTACCAGATACTGAAATGTCAGGCTTGCATATTTTTGTTTAAAGTACTGTTGTCTAATTGCTTAGAGTGAAAGTGTGACCTTATCTTCAGATAGTTGTATAAATGAATGAACCTCTTAGAAACTTAAAGAAAGAAGCTAAAATCCCATGGTCCAAAGAAGAGAGTGATCTGCCAATATGCTTCAGGACTCTTCCAATATTTCTCTTGGAAGCAGAAGCCAGCCTGTCTCATCcatacaaacaaaaaacaaacactctGTTATATTTCTAAGAGTAGGAGGGGTAAAATTTTGAAAAACAGCATGTCAAGTCACAGAAGCTGAGCATTTGAGCATGCTAGATGTTGCTGCCAAGGAAGGCCAAAATTGGCCTCTAAGTATTTATCTGCATATGCTTGCATGTTGTTGTAATATATATAATGGATCTATGCACATGGTGCTTTTCAAACAAGACAGATCCCTTTCCCAAAGGGATAACAATCTAAAATCAACACAAAGCAGtagaggaaggaaagggaaatgaAGGCAAGGATAAACTGTGGAGGAAGATGTGATTATTTCATTTATAGAATCATAGAAATGTAGAGTTGGAAGGGAAACTGGAGACCTGGTTCAATCTTCTGCTCAGAGCAGGGAACTTCTTCCCACCCCTGACAGATGGATGTctctctgtttggaaacctcttGTGAAGGAAAGTCTACTACTGCAAAAGGCAGACAGACAGCTACTTCACATGTTTTTAGACATTATGTTTTTACATGTTTTTAGACATTATGTTTTTACATGTTTTTAGACATTATGTTTTTTAGACATTATGGAGTATGGGGAACAAAGAGTTGCGTCAAAGACTTAaaagaaaaggtgggttttcagttgggatttttaaaaaatgagaggtGGGAAAGTGGATGTTTTGTAGTAAAATCATTGGTTATTTTTGTGAAGGCAGTTTCAGTAGAGTGCTGGGAGTGGAAGCCAGGTTATAAGTGCTCAAATTAGACCTGGAGGAAATACTGGCGGGACTAAGTAGGTAGCACACACTAGGAGTTTGGAAATAAGTTAGAAAGAAGAGAGGTTGATAGTGTGCAGAGGGATAATGATGGGGAGGATGTAATCAGGAGGCATTAGTATTCAGAAGGTAGTGCTGGACGATGTCTGCATCAGCCTTGGGCCTATAGGGTGCTGAAGAGATCCATTCTGCCACGTATgctgtttaacagctacatgaaaccactgggacagATCATCCATGGGTATGAattgaagtgtcatcaatatgtggATAATGCCCAGCAATACCTATCATTTCAGTCAGCAAATATCAGAGAGGTGATGGATATTCTGAACCAATGAGTGGAGgctatgctgggctggatggggacAAACAAGGTGAAATTTAATCCAGAGAAGTCACCTGTACTTTGGGtcagtaaaactgattatctgagtagtgaggtatatctagtcttggaaggggtcacactcccctgaaagacaaagtagGCAGCTTGGGGCTACTTCTGGACTAGATGCTGTCTTTGGGGGCACAGGAGGCAGTAGtgtgcaggagtgccttttatcagctgtaGCTGGTACACcggctgtgaccctacttggagaagtcagatctGACCATAGACATTCATTCCTTGGTGTCATGCAGATTAGACTCCTTCAATGTGTTCTACATGACAATGCCCttaaagactgtttggaagctttagctggtccagaatgctgctacaAGGGTGCTTGTGGGCGCATGTTATTTCATGAGCATTATACCCATCCTGTGTtcccattcccagatgttgtttacaactTCCAAAATTCCCAACTGtagtggggattctgggagttgtaaacaacaactgggaatccctgttagagggaacactgtacccaccctgcagcagcttcactggtaactagtgaagctgctgcaggatgggtataATACTCATACAGCAACGTGCGTCCATAGGCTCCCTTGTGGCAGCATTCAGAAGTATTGGTCCAGAAGTAGCCCAAGCTGCctactttgtctttcaggggacTGTGCCCCTTTCAAGACCAGGTGTATCTCActactcagataatcagttttactgaCCTAAAGCACTATTATCTTCTCTGGATTAATTTTCACCTTGTTTGCCCCCAGCATAGCCTTCACACATTGGTTCAGAACATCCATCACCTCCCTGATATCTGCTTCTGGACCAGATTTGATGTGCTGGTCTTTACTttagagccctacatggcttgagaCCAGGGTATTTGTTAGATTGCATCCACCCATTTGAATCTGCCAAGGGCCTCTGTTCGGTCTCTCAGGCCCTGTTCGTGGCTGAATGAACTTGATTTTGTTGCTTTTACTTTGGCTTCTAAGGGTCTTCAAGAAGTGATAAGAAATCTAAGGGGTGGTACGTGGCAgttgggctgcatttggcttagTGGCCACGTTGTGAAGGCCTGCTTGGTTGTGTCCTACAGAAGGATTAATTGTTGGGGCTTTATTTAGAACCCCAGTTTTCCAAAGCATTTATGTGAACATTCAGCATTTATATTCCCACTTGTTTGTGGCAGATCTGTAACAAGGCTTTTGCagaagagtttttttttttaaaaaagaaggctAACTGCATCAGCTCTTCCTTAAAAAGCAAATATATTAACAAGGATGGTTTCTTTCagttaaaaacttctttaaagtcAGCTTCAAAAATGGATCTCAAAGCCAGTCACACTCGTTACAAGCAAATGACACCTTCAACAAACAGCAGTGGCTCAACTGTATCCGTCATGCCAAAGAATCAGTCTTGTGTGCATCAGGCGAGGGTGGAATGCTAGATTCTGAAGGACACTTTCTGTCAACATCAAACAGGCACAGAGTATTCCAGCAAGAATCAAAGCTTGAGCAAATGAACCACTCTGACAGTGGCTCAGACTGTAGCATGGACACCAGTGAAATCAGCATTGACTGTGATCACATGGAGCAGACAAACTCTTGGGAGAAGGACAAAGAGTTAGAAAGCAATGTCTGACAGAAACTTCATAGAGGTCTGCTGGGTTCTTACCCATACAGTATTTGCATTTCATATGTGGAGCAAAATgcactttttaatatttttgtgaCAATGTCAATTTGATCTCTATTATATTTGTACCTTTTGACCATAGTACTGTAATTGCCAGTGTGTATAATTTGGAATGTATGGCACTATACTCCTGTAATATTCTATAAATGTCTCAGTGGCTGAGAGAGAGGTACTTGACCAATTATTTTGGATGTCCTGCTGGTAGATAAGATTTCTAAACTACTGTCTTTGTGCATATTACATAACAAGTGTCTCTTGATAAAGTGCCCTGTTTTAACCTCTCACATATCTGGACACAAGAGAATTGTCAAAACCAGAAGTCTGTTGTAAATGACACACACAAATTTCATAAAGCCTGAAAGGCTAACTCTAAGGTCCTTATCACTTGAAGACTTATAGCATCAGGCAACTGAGTGAATGATCAAGCAGAGATGGAACTTCCACATCACCTCACAACACAATGCTTTAAGTTTTCAGTGGAGTCAGCTCACATTCACTTGAGTAAAGAAGTGATATGAAATCAAGTGATATACAAGCTGCATGTTTTAATATCAGCAGGAAAAGTAAAACAGACTGACTTTGGGGTCCTTTTATAAAGGTAAGATCCATGCATTTAACACTTAAAGTCTGGCCAGTGTAGACTGTGTATTCTGACAAGAAACATACAGTGCACAGATGCAAGCTAAACAATCACCTGAAAGTACATTGTATTGCTAATGCTAAATTTTCAGATGAAAATCAGAAactttatatatagatagatagattattcttttaaagaagcagatggtAGTGCTGCCCCATTTGTAATAAAGCAttagatcggggggggggggggagaaactgcAACATTTTAGTGACTTTGTATAAATTGTTGTTTTGTTTCATATGTTGTACAGCCAGACTGTTCGTATGTAAAGTGGTGTTCTAATATATCCCCTATACTATCACACTATCATTGGagcagtgattgattgattgagtgctgtcaagacagtgtcaactcttagcgaccatatagatagattctctccagggtgatctgtcttcaacttggcctttaaggtctctcagtggtgcattcactgctgtcataatcgagtccatccaccttgcagctgtTACATGATGTCAAAAGGCAAGCCACTCATTATCCCCATCTGATCCCAGCATGCTGCCTGCTCAAAATATGGCTGTGTCTTTCACAGGTATAGATGGCTTTATTGATACTTCTATTGGGGAGCCTCTTTAATGTCCTCCTCAGGACCAGGAATAAGGGACAAGGTGGACCCTCCAAGCAGATGTTAAGCGGTTACTGAAACTTGGGAATGAACTTGGTGTATATGAAGAAGTGGTTAGTTTTTAGTGTGTTCAGATAAAtctagaaaaatcctcaaattcTTTTGATATATTCCATCAAGACTCTAGTTAGCTTGCATAATTATGATGAACACAAGAGAAGCTAATTGCAAATTTGATGTAAAGCCATGATTCAAATCATTTTCCTAAGGGGATTCACCAAAGGAATGTTGCCTTATTCACCAGAGGACCTACCACGTGTGGCCCCATATTACCCTTCTTGTGACAACTATCCCTGGCATCCAATAGCACTGCAACTTTGGCAACCCAGCCATAAAGCTTTCTATACCTTAAATCAGCTTTGGCTTGCTCTTTAAGTTTAGTCAACAGAAAATGTTTGATAAGGCTTGCACTTTAAAGTAGGGAAAATGCCAATTAAATTGGCAGATATGGATCAAATTTTCATTTCATATGAAGGTTTGAAACATACTGAATTTGACTGACTTTTAAGAATGGGCTTAAAATGTGTAACTGAGTGCACTGAAATGATCTGATACCACTAATACTTGTTGTCTGTACAATCTCTGAACTAGCAGTAATGTTGCTAACATATTGCCAAAATGATTATTCACATATTTTACATGTTTACAGAAAAACTACAGGAGTAAACAAGAGGTCAGTTTAATTTGTATATATGTTTTGTTGTGTGTTAAAGGAATCATTGTGTGGAGATAATCAATATAAACAGATTATTTTAcatctattttaaaatatatatagtcAATTTTATTCTATAGAACATACTTCTGTATTTATAGGCTCTAAATATGACGATTTTCTATTTCAGGCTTGTAATTTATTTAAATTGCTTCATTTTGGAAGTTTAGCCAATCAAGAAAGGTAGAACAAGAGACAGTGGAAGAAGTAGAAAGTATAATTAGGATGTGAACTACTGAAATGAAAGACTTGCCAAAACATTGGAGAACCTGTGTAATGTCTTCATTTATTAAAAGTATATATTGATGAAATCTTTTGCATAATAGGCTTATGCTGTTCTCAAAGCCTTTCAGATAAATTACACGGCactgtctttaaaaacaaacaaactaacttcCTGCTTAATATCTTACAAAACATCCCTGATTCCTGACAAGTCCTTTTAATATTTGAGCCTAGCTAAACATAAAATGCCTTGCTGGTGGACATTTAACTGAAATATCAAGTTGTCCCACTGCTAATTCATCCAAGATTTGTGCATGTTCAAGATTAGGTATAGTATCTTTCCTCTTAGTTTTGCAATACACTATATCATAGTGTGTCCTGACATGTTACTAATGCAGTACTAAATCAAGGCCTTACAAAGAGAAATTTGCTAACACTAGACCCCACTCACTCATAAGGATATCGAAAACAAGTTGGGCACTTCCACAGTTACCAAATATTGATTGTCATGTATTCTGAGACTAGATTTTCTGAAGACTTTACTAGAAAAATCTGAAAATAGGACATTTTTGTACCTCCCAAAGCATACAACATTAAATTACCTGATACTAGCAACCAGCATTCCAGCAGAAAGCAATTCAAGCTAGAGAAAACTGGCAGAAAACTGATAATTCCTCCTTCACAAAATTTATTTATCCCATGGTTGTAGAAGGGGAGGTTTCCAGTGGCAGCCAGGAATATATATCTGTAAGATAAAAACATAACAGCCTTTCTGTATCAGGCCCAAAGTCTAGACCTTCTTAAGACATGTAGAAGATAgagcctttttagcctactttccttaagaaaagtaagcttacAATATCACCCAGCTCTCGCGCTCTTTCTGTATgcacacctcaacagcatagtttgtgataatgtcatccaccacaattccagatggcagatgtgtgactgaggcacaagtgggctagcttgtaaAGATGGTAATTATCCATTAAGGCTACAGTGGAAAGGAAAGTAGTCAGATTAGTCCTTACTAGAACtacttgttttaattttaagagcagctctgctggatagactaaagatccatctagtctacaggtgaaactcggaaaattagaatatcgtgcaaaagtccattaatttcagtaatgcaaattaaaaggtgaaactgatatatgagacagacgcattacatgcaaagtgagataagtcaagctttaatttgttataattgtgatgatcatggcgtacagctcatgaaaaccccaaatccacaatcccagaaaattagaatattacatggaaccaagaagacaaggattgtagaatagaacaatatcggacctctgaaaagtataagcatgcatatgtattcagtacttgatttgggccccttttgcagcaattactgtctcAATGCGGCGtgccatggatgctatcagcctgtggcactgatgaggtattatggaagaccaggatgcttcattagtggccttcagcaattctgcattgtttggtctcaggtctctcatccttctcttggcaatgccccatagattctctatggggtcaagtcaggcgagtttgctggccaatcaagcacagtacactgtatacttttcggaggtccgatattgttctattcttcaatccttgtcttcttcttggttccatgtaatattctaattttctgggattgtggatttggggttttcatgagctgtacgccatgatcatcacaattataacaaattaaggcttgacttatcatGTAATGtgcctgtctcatatatcagtttcaccttttaatttgcattactgaaattaatggacttttccACGATAtgctaattttccgagtttcacctgtagcttcCTCTTTTCCAGTGGCTGACCAGATACTTCTAAGAGGCCTACATTAGAGAGCATGAAGGCAATAGTCTTCCTCTCCCACTACTGCTCCCCAGCAGCTGTGGGGAAATGAAacagttcttcaacgtggtctctgtcttttacacaaatgggctatgtgcctgcacagagacctcgtcggaatctaacaagctcaattctcctgcttcggGTGGGAACTCCatccccagccgctatatgcggctgcgccactcctcatcccctcagtctttcttcatctgcGCTTCAGTGCAAattgtggagtctgcagctcagcAATGAATAGGATCGAGATATCCattgttgtttttctccctggTCTTTAGTTTCTTAGCTTTCccttttgtttatttcttttcaCGTAGTAGCGTTTTTtctttagctttttgtttttgcGGGTTTTCCCTTCCTTGGAGCTCTGATCCCGGCTGGGACAGAGCGTGGTCGCCGGTGTTCAGCATTCATGCCAGGTGCTatgaacttttaaaagtgtttccgatgcggatctaagatccctttccCTGATACTCATACTGAGTGTTTCTTGTGTTTGGGGGAATCCCATATTGTCAAGACCTGTCTGCATTGCCAGAAGTTTACAAAACAGGCTCACAAAAATTGGGCTTCTTGCCTGCGCGCAGCCCTGTGGGACCTGGCTCTCCATTCCTCGGAAACCCTATCATTGAAGCAGTCCATGAAAATGGCTTCATCTGTGCAATTGGAGCGTGCAGTGTCTGCTCCTGCGGAGGCCGAAAACCCGGCTCCGGTACCGATTCTGGCATCCTCTACCATCTGACCATTGGCGGCTCCTAGTGAATCAGTGTGGTCTGAGGACCTTCCTCAGCATCAGGCGCCTATGGTACCGAAGTCCTCCCAGAATACCGCGGGATCGGtatcaaaaataaaaaaagaaactgaaACTGCAACGTCATTTGCCA
Above is a window of Hemicordylus capensis ecotype Gifberg chromosome 2, rHemCap1.1.pri, whole genome shotgun sequence DNA encoding:
- the ARHGEF3 gene encoding rho guanine nucleotide exchange factor 3 isoform X10 encodes the protein MLTSKEIKRQEAIFELSQGEEDLIEDLKLAKKAYHDPMLKLSIMTEQELNQIFGTLDSLIPLHEDLLRLLKEVRKPDGSTECVGHILVSWLPCLNSYDSYCSNQVAAKALLDLKKQDHRVQDFLQRCLESPFSRKLDLWNFLDIPRSRLVKYPLLLKEILRHTPNDHPDQQHLEEAINIVQGIVAEINKKTGESECQYYKERLIYLDEGQKDSLIDNSRVVCCHGELKNNRGAKLHVFLFQEVLVITRAITHNEQLCYQLYRQPIPVKDLVLEDLQDGEVRLGGSIRGAFSNNERIKNFFKVSFKNGSQSQSHSLQANDTFNKQQWLNCIRHAKESVLCASGEGGMLDSEGHFLSTSNRHRVFQQESKLEQMNHSDSGSDCSMDTSEISIDCDHMEQTNSWEKDKELESNV